The following coding sequences are from one Streptomyces sp. V3I7 window:
- the cas3 gene encoding CRISPR-associated helicase Cas3', translating to MEDSAAVAGLLWERWLPAAVRAQVAAALPGGEVDAAALVGWLAGVHDIGKATPAFACQVEGLADVMRSQGLLMRSRQAMGPDRRVAPHGLAGQVLLGEWLEDRYGWPPARTGQFAVTVGGHHGVPPEHGQIKALFEHEELLRTPGPNGRVWRTVQEELLDACADRFGVKGRLNEWASVKLPQPVQVLLTAMVIVSDWIASNPELFPYFPDAAGRNERERLTAAWEGLDLPEPWRAQEPAGDAEDLFTSRFRLPENARVRPVQEEALRLARDMERPGLMIVEAPMGEGKTEAALAVAEIFAARSGAGGVFFALPTMATGNAMFPRLLDWLSRLPGVVGGRHSVQLAHAKAALNEDFADVMARGGRVAAVAVDEEGEVASRQPGQRRRQGADLVAHAWLRGRKKAMLASFVAGTIDQLLFAGLKSRHLALRHLAVAGKVVVIDEAHAYDTYMSVYLDRVLSWLGAYGVPVVVLSATLPAARRGELVRAYAGSDQAPEVLREGDGAYPLLTAVVPGGPPVVRRPGLSGRSTQVVVERLDDDLQILADRLEDELVGGGCVLVVRNTVKRVLETARVLRERFGEGNVTVAHSCFVDLDRAAKDSDLLRRFGPPDTAGADRPVDGHVVVASQVAEQSLDVDFDLLVSDLCPVDLLLQRMGRLHRHQRGNDQRERPERLRQARCLVTGVDWAGGVPAPVRGSVAVYGSYLLLRSAAVLLPHLEQGAGRPVRLPGDISPLVQGAYGPAAIVPDGWQVVLDEARLRFDAHRCDQAERAGAFRLGEVGRPGRPLFGWVAAGVGDSDDSRAGRAQVRDSRESLEVIVVQRRDDGSLSTLPWLPQDRRNRPRAGLDLSADQVPAPLAARTAAACGLRLPLQFSYAPTTDRAIEELEKLYLPAWQGKNSPWLDGQLILALDEDCQTRLAGYSLRYSPFDGLEVSGDGD from the coding sequence ATGGAGGACAGTGCCGCAGTTGCAGGGCTCTTGTGGGAGCGGTGGCTGCCTGCGGCGGTGCGTGCACAGGTTGCTGCCGCGTTGCCCGGGGGTGAGGTTGACGCGGCCGCGTTGGTTGGGTGGCTGGCGGGCGTGCATGACATCGGAAAGGCCACGCCGGCGTTCGCCTGCCAGGTGGAGGGTCTGGCGGATGTGATGCGCAGCCAGGGGCTGTTGATGCGTTCGCGGCAGGCGATGGGGCCGGATCGCCGTGTGGCTCCTCATGGACTGGCCGGGCAGGTGTTGCTGGGGGAATGGCTGGAGGATCGGTATGGGTGGCCGCCTGCACGTACGGGGCAGTTCGCCGTGACCGTGGGTGGCCATCACGGGGTTCCACCGGAGCACGGGCAGATCAAAGCCCTTTTCGAACATGAGGAGTTGCTGCGGACACCGGGGCCGAACGGGCGGGTCTGGCGGACGGTACAGGAAGAGTTGCTGGATGCGTGTGCCGACCGGTTCGGTGTGAAGGGGCGCCTGAACGAATGGGCCTCCGTCAAACTGCCGCAGCCGGTGCAGGTGTTGCTCACCGCGATGGTCATCGTCTCCGACTGGATTGCCAGCAACCCAGAGCTGTTCCCGTACTTCCCGGATGCCGCGGGCCGCAATGAACGGGAGCGGCTTACTGCGGCCTGGGAGGGGCTGGATCTGCCGGAGCCCTGGCGTGCCCAGGAGCCGGCCGGAGACGCGGAGGACCTGTTCACCTCGCGGTTCCGTCTTCCGGAGAATGCTCGGGTGCGGCCTGTGCAGGAGGAGGCCCTGCGGCTGGCCCGTGACATGGAGCGTCCGGGGTTGATGATCGTCGAGGCGCCGATGGGGGAGGGGAAGACGGAGGCGGCGCTGGCCGTAGCGGAGATTTTCGCCGCCCGGTCCGGCGCGGGCGGTGTCTTCTTTGCTCTGCCCACGATGGCTACGGGCAATGCGATGTTTCCTCGACTGCTCGACTGGCTGAGTCGGCTGCCGGGGGTGGTGGGTGGACGCCACTCGGTGCAGCTCGCCCACGCGAAAGCGGCGTTGAACGAGGACTTCGCCGATGTGATGGCCCGTGGCGGCAGGGTCGCGGCGGTCGCCGTCGACGAGGAGGGGGAGGTGGCCTCGCGTCAGCCTGGCCAGCGGCGCCGGCAGGGAGCGGACCTGGTGGCGCACGCATGGCTGCGCGGACGTAAGAAGGCCATGCTGGCCTCGTTCGTGGCGGGCACCATCGACCAGCTTCTGTTCGCCGGGCTCAAGAGCCGCCACCTGGCGCTTCGTCACCTCGCGGTCGCGGGGAAGGTCGTCGTCATCGACGAGGCGCACGCCTACGACACGTACATGTCGGTCTATCTGGACCGGGTGCTGTCGTGGCTGGGTGCGTACGGGGTACCGGTGGTCGTGCTGTCCGCGACGTTGCCGGCCGCTCGACGGGGTGAACTGGTGCGCGCCTACGCGGGTAGCGACCAAGCGCCTGAGGTGTTGCGGGAAGGCGATGGCGCGTATCCGTTGCTGACTGCTGTCGTTCCTGGCGGCCCGCCCGTGGTGCGTCGGCCAGGTCTGTCCGGCCGTTCCACACAGGTCGTGGTGGAACGGCTGGACGACGATCTGCAGATTCTCGCCGATCGGTTGGAGGACGAACTTGTCGGCGGTGGGTGCGTGCTGGTTGTACGCAACACGGTCAAGCGGGTGCTGGAGACCGCGCGAGTACTGCGGGAGAGGTTCGGCGAGGGCAACGTCACCGTCGCGCATTCGTGTTTCGTCGACCTCGACCGGGCCGCGAAGGACAGCGATCTGCTGCGGCGTTTCGGACCGCCGGACACGGCGGGAGCTGACAGGCCGGTGGACGGGCATGTTGTGGTGGCCAGCCAGGTGGCCGAGCAGTCGCTGGACGTCGACTTCGACCTGCTGGTGAGCGACCTGTGTCCCGTGGACCTGCTGCTGCAGCGGATGGGGCGGCTGCACCGTCACCAGCGGGGAAACGACCAGCGCGAGCGGCCGGAACGACTGAGACAGGCACGGTGTCTGGTCACCGGGGTCGACTGGGCGGGCGGGGTGCCGGCTCCGGTGCGCGGTTCGGTCGCCGTCTACGGCAGTTACCTGCTGCTGCGGTCCGCGGCGGTGCTGCTGCCGCACCTGGAGCAGGGGGCCGGGCGGCCGGTGCGGCTGCCCGGGGACATCAGCCCCCTCGTGCAGGGCGCCTACGGACCCGCGGCCATAGTGCCGGACGGATGGCAGGTCGTGCTGGACGAGGCCCGCTTACGGTTCGACGCGCACCGGTGTGACCAGGCCGAACGGGCGGGAGCATTCCGCCTGGGAGAGGTAGGGCGGCCGGGACGTCCGCTGTTCGGCTGGGTGGCGGCCGGAGTAGGAGACAGCGACGACAGCCGCGCAGGACGCGCCCAGGTCCGTGACAGCCGGGAAAGCCTCGAGGTCATTGTCGTGCAGCGGCGTGACGACGGCAGCCTGTCCACGCTGCCCTGGCTTCCGCAGGACCGGCGGAATCGACCCCGTGCAGGGCTGGACCTGTCCGCGGACCAGGTACCGGCCCCGCTCGCCGCCCGTACGGCGGCAGCATGCGGGCTGCGCCTGCCACTGCAGTTCTCCTACGCCCCCACCACGGACCGTGCGATCGAGGAGCTGGAGAAGCTGTATCTGCCGGCCTGGCAGGGCAAGAACAGCCCCTGGCTGGACGGGCAGTTGATTCTCGCTCTGGACGAGGACTGTCAGACCCGACTGGCAGGCTACTCGCTGCGCTACAGCCCCTTCGACGGACTGGAGGTGAGCGGTGACGGTGACTGA
- a CDS encoding NUDIX domain-containing protein: protein MTSPDRPLNAPDDQPRACLLELVGAIEPWDDLERTHQKTATQWIASGAPLHRVRKPDLPAMHLVSYFVILDDMRGQLLLVAHRKAGLWLPAGGHVEPGEEPWATVVRECREELGIEAVASPITGEHPLFLTVTRTRGQGTHTDVSLWYLLNADADTITSYDQGEFDAIRWLTVEQVLEEPDELLDPHMHRFARKLQHTRARRHHR from the coding sequence ATGACCTCACCGGACCGACCACTCAATGCCCCTGACGATCAGCCGCGTGCTTGCCTCCTTGAGTTGGTCGGCGCCATCGAACCGTGGGACGACCTGGAGCGCACTCATCAGAAGACCGCCACGCAGTGGATCGCCAGCGGAGCTCCGCTCCACCGGGTGCGCAAGCCGGACCTTCCGGCGATGCACTTGGTGAGCTACTTCGTCATCCTCGACGACATGCGCGGGCAGTTGCTGCTCGTCGCGCACCGCAAGGCGGGCCTGTGGCTGCCGGCCGGAGGTCATGTTGAACCGGGTGAGGAGCCGTGGGCCACGGTGGTTCGCGAATGCCGTGAGGAACTGGGCATCGAGGCCGTGGCTTCGCCGATCACCGGCGAGCATCCCCTCTTTCTGACCGTCACCCGGACTCGGGGACAGGGCACACACACCGACGTCTCGCTCTGGTACCTCCTCAACGCCGACGCCGACACCATCACCTCCTACGACCAGGGAGAGTTCGACGCCATCCGGTGGCTGACCGTCGAGCAGGTACTCGAGGAGCCGGACGAGCTGCTCGACCCCCACATGCACCGCTTCGCCCGTAAGTTGCAGCACACCCGAGCCAGAAGGCATCACCGGTAG